The Procambarus clarkii isolate CNS0578487 chromosome 64, FALCON_Pclarkii_2.0, whole genome shotgun sequence genome includes a window with the following:
- the LOC123769019 gene encoding protein artichoke — protein MDRVQLVILVTVWAAGGWWHGSRAEQVTSTVCPTWEENPWCPCYHFDDGVFLECPMVSLGTVAKVLGLVRRPVKSLSIYDLDTNVTALLPGVFLKSAGVSSLQISHSSIQNIADGSFRGLEKSLQSLTIMHSHLSTVPKAALQKLSRLRSLDLEANNITELQSYSFFNMNLITLNLKGNGIKLISEYAFDGLEDSLEELNLMNNKLKQLPIPALRRLRQLRTLKATWNHISDVVSDGYSPLPALHVLDLSSNHFSELNSNTLVAMPALVSLSVYMNEISHVAGDTFIQNPSLQSLYLSHNNIMTLSPETFSYSMYLRVIDLGENHLHAINDGLFSNLPELQEVFLNNNNILKICNETFANSTKITVLYLQNNEIHSIESGAFANMELLFNLQLSSNNLEEIPTGLFSTTRVLNSLSLDDNRITMLANGTFRHLTELRELRLQNNRLYKIERDVFSPLPNLLELHLQNNLIDVIAKEAFSSLENLQHLNLEGNRLIEVPDALSRYPANLITLNLSKNQIKDFHADAFRDQNKLEIFWMNDNNITTLLNILLRDLSSLQELYLENNQINNIQDKCFKDMKKLEHLSLSSNQMQHVSSLLFEGLSSLESLHMANNHIMDIEPQTFQKLKKLKELDLSNNQIFVIRRYMFEGTIPIMKLNLMGSMINEIDADAFSDLLYLEDLNLKRNMLTHLNRLYLNVRSIRNLNLAENKFENIEEDSLYSLPNMDTLDMSGCQLSRLPPHLLAEASELRCLNLAKNNFETLTAALFQKMRGLREVDLSYNNLTNRIITSLEGLSKLEVLKLNGNPLEELNGSLNEMVGLREIYLSETKLKRMDNTIFANLKHLKHLDLANNSLTEITPGIFANLSIEELNLADNRFSQIPNAMFLDRMPAMRILNMSGNPLERISGLPVDGVPPLAVLQELHAARTNLTLITSHDLLLTPNIRVLNLEHAAIAKISPGGFRNLTQLTHLNLAYNRLEILPRERLRGLKSLSHLNLTGNSLKKLDQLPSGSHSLKVLDASANMLTELTESIFKHGGGVEKLVLASNWITAIHARAFVPLGRLQHLDLSNNYLERLNILSLEPIERSLETLKLAGNPWNCGCEVNELWSWLQDHLSYVTDPTALNCDMPKALNGQSFLLMSSSSFCPQPVILRLAIQDIQSQSLLVSWQASNSSSVYGFKVSFQMTAGDGRILGGLNTRTLPPTPRTFQLEELRPGSSYLVCVQGLSSSLRPVSRARPHTNQDALTTQQPPDLETKCTRVRTLDQPQAQIVLNNRLAIIIGVSLGIIIFVAVGTVICCCQLCKNKREPVKPDTPGTQDYLSYRHFSIPGNEANSYEGYTAC, from the exons ATGGACCGGGTGCAGCTGGTCATCCTGGTGACGGTGTGGGCAGCAGGAGGGTGGTGGCATGGGTCGAGGGCAGAGCAAGTCACCAGCACCGTCTGCCCGACCTGGGAGGAGAACccctggtgcccctgttaccACTTTGACGATGGCGTGTTCCTGGAATGCCCCATGGTGTCCCTGGGCACTGTGGCAAAGGTGCTGGGACTTGTCAGGCGTCCAGTCAAGTCCCTCAGTATATACGACCTGGACACTAACGTGACGGCATTATTGCCTGGGGTTTTCCTCAAGAGCGCCGGAGTTTCCAGTTTGCAAATCTCACATTCAAGTATTCAAAATATCGCAGATGGCAGCTTCCGCGGACTGGAAAAGTCGCTGCAGAGCTTGACAATTATGCACAGCCATTTGTCCACCGTACCAAAGGCTGCGCTACAGAAGCTCTCCAGGCTAAGGTCCTTAGATCTGGAAGCTAACAATATCACAGAGCTGCAAAGCTATAGCTTTTTTAATATGAATTTAATAACCCTCAACCTTAAAGGGAACGGGATAAAATTAATATCAGAATACGCCTTTGATGGACTAGAAGACAGTTTAGaagagttaaatctaatgaacaaCAAACTTAAACAGCTTCCAATCCCAGCTTTACGGCGGCTCAGACAACTACGGACTCTGAAGGCCACGTGGAATCATATTTCAGACGTGGTGAGCGACGGGTATTCTCCCCTCCCAGCGCTCCATGTGCTGGACCTAAGCAGCAACCACTTCAGCGAACTCAATAGTAACACTCTGGTCGCCATGCCTGCCCTGGTGTCCCTCTCTGTATACATGAACGAGATCTCCCACGTCGCTGGAGATACGTTCATCCAGAACCCGAGTCTGCAGTCCCTCTACCTCAGCCATAACAACATTATGACACTCTCTCCGGAGACCTTTTCATACTCTATGTACCTCCGGGTGATAGACCTCGGGGAAAACCACCTCCACGCTATCAACGACGGCTTGTTCAGCAATCTTCCTGAGCTGCAAGAGGTGTTCCTCAATAACAACAACATCTTGAAGATCTGCAACGAAACCTTTGCCAACTCGACCAAGATCACCGTCCTCTATCTTCAGAACAACGAGATTCATTCAATCGAAAGTGGAGCATTTGCTAATATGGAATTGCTCTTCAACCTTCAACTGAGCTCTAACAACCTAGAAGagatcccaacggggctgttctcaACCACCCGTGTATTAAATTCTCTGAGTTTAGATGACAACAGAATCACAATGCTAGCGAATGGAACATTTCGCCACCTTACTGAACTTCGAGAGTTAAGATTACAGAACAACAGACTCTACAAAATTGAGAGAGACGTCTTCTCCCCGCTCCCAAATCTCCTTGAGTTACACTTACAGAATAATCTCATAGACGTAATTGCAAAAGAAGCTTTCTCCTCTCTAGAAAACCTGCAGCACCTAAACTTAGAAGGCAACCGGTTGATAGAGGTACCTGATGCCTTGAGCCGGTATCCCGCAAATTTAATAACGCTAAATCTCTCAAAAAATCAAATTAAAGATTTTCACGCTGACGCTTTTAGGGATCAAAACAAACTGGAAATCTTCTGGATGaacgacaacaacatcacaacgctTTTGAACATCTTGCTCAGAGATCTCTCTTCCTTGCAGGAGCTGTACCTGGAAAACAACCAGATCAACAACATCCAAGACAAGTGCTTTAAGGATATGAAAAAGCTTGAACATCTCTCCTTGTCCAGCAACCAGATGCAACACGTCAGTTCATTGCTCTTCGAGGGTCTGTCCTCTCTCGAATCTCTCCACATGGCCAATAACCATATTATGGACATTGAGCCACAAACTTTCCAAAAGCTGAAAAAACTGAAAGAACTTGATCTATCCAACAATCAGATCTTCGTGATACGGAGATACATGTTCGAAGGGACAATTCCCATCATGAAGCTTAACCTAATGGGGTCCATGATTAATGAGATCGATGCGGATGCTTTCAGTGACCTGTTGTATCTGGAGGACCTCAACTTGAAGAGGAACATGCTAACTCACCTCAATAGACTCTACCTCAATGTTAGGAGTATTAGGAACCTCAACCTTGCTGAAAATAAGTTTGAAAACATCGAGGAAGACTCGCTGTACAGCTTGCCCAATATGGATACTTTAGACATGAGCGGATGTCAGCTTAGCAGACTCCCGCCTCACTTGCTGGCCGAAGCGTCCGAACTTCGGTGTCTCAACCTGGCCAAAAATAACTTTGAGACTCTTACTGCCGCACTCTTCCAGAAGATGCGAGGCTTGAGGGAAGTGGATCTTTCATACAACAACCTAACCAATagaattataacttccttggaagGTCTTTCGAAGCTTGAGGTCTTAAAGCTGAATGGTAATCCTTTAGAGGAGCTAAACGGCTCTTTGAACGAGATGGTGGGACTACGAGAGATCTACTTATCAGAAACTAAGCTGAAACGAATGGACAACACAATATTTGCCAATCTGAAGCATCTGAAGCACCTGGACCTTGCGAACAATAGCCTGACGGAGATTACGCCTGGAATCTTTGCTAACCTGAGCATCGAAGAACTTAATCTGGCGGACAACCGCTTCAGCCAGATTCCCAACGCCATGTTCCTGGACAGGATGCCTGCAATGCGTATCCTGAATATGTCTGGTAATCCTCTGGAGCGTATCTCAGGTCTTCCGGTTGATGGCGTACCGCCCTTAGCCGTCCTTCAGGAGCTCCATGCTGCTAGAACCAACCTGACGCTGATCACGAGCCATGATCTGCTGCTCACTCCGAACATTCGCGTCCTCAATCTCGAGCACGCTGCCATCGCCAAAATCTCCCCTGGTGGTTTCAGGAATCTCACGCAACTCACCCACCTCAATCTCGCCTATAACCGCCTCGAGATTCTTCCCCGAGAGAGACTTAGAGGTCTCAAgtctctctcacacctcaaccTTACGGGAAACAGTCTCAAAAAGCTTGATCAACTGCCCTCGGGATCACATTCTCTGAAG GTATTGGACGCCTCGGCTAACATGCTGACCGAGCTCACTGAGTCGATCTTCAAGCACGGCGGCGGAGTCGAGAAACTTGTGCTGGCATCGAACTGGATCACCGCCATCCACGCCCGAGCCTTTGTACCGCTCGGCAGACTCCAGCACCTCGATCTCTCCAACAATTACCTGGAAAGACTGAACATACTGTCCCTGGAACCCATCGAGAGGAGCTTGGAAACCCTCAAGCTGGCAGGAAACCCTTGGAACTGTGGTTGTGAGGTGAATGAACTCTGGTCGTGGCTTCAAGACCATCTTTCCTACGTCACCGATCCTACGGCCCTCAACTGTGACATGCCCAag GCACTGAACGGCCAGTCCTTCCTGctgatgtcgtcgtcgtcgttctGTCCTCAGCCGGTGATCCTTCGTCTGGCGATTCAAGACATCCAGAGTCAGTCGCTGCTGGTGTCGTGGCAGGCTTCCAACTCCTCCTCTGTTTATGGCTTCAAG GTGTCGTTCCAGATGACAGCAGGAGACGGCAGGATCCTGGGGGGTCTGAACACCCGCACCCTCCCGCCTACCCCTCGCACTTTCCAGCTTGAGGAGCTCCGTCCAGGCAGCAGTTACTTGGTGTGTGTCCAGGGACTGTCCTCTTCTCTTCGCCCCGTCAGCAGAGCCAGGCCTCACACTAATCAGGATGCCCTTACTACCCAACAACCTCCG GATCTGGAAACCAAGTGCACGCGAGTGAGGACGCTGGACCAGCCCCAGGCACAGATCGTGCTCAACAACCGGTTGGCCATCATTATCGGGGTGTCACTGGGCATCATCATCTTCGTGGCCGTGGGTACCGTCATTTGCTGCTGCCAGCTGTGCAAAAACAAGAGGGAGCCCGTCAAGCCAGACACGCCCGGCACCCAGGATTACCTCTCCTACAGACACTTCTCAATTCCTGGCAACGAGGCGAATTCCTATGAGGGATATACGGCGTGTTAG